The following coding sequences are from one Mugil cephalus isolate CIBA_MC_2020 chromosome 9, CIBA_Mcephalus_1.1, whole genome shotgun sequence window:
- the slc19a3a gene encoding thiamine transporter 1, producing the protein MEAVKRWRSDWRYPTTLLCIYGFFSTVKPLEPFLFPYLTGPDKNLTTEQVNNQIFPVWTYSYLSVLVPVFLMTDWLRYKPVVVFQCVALFITTALLLWTQSVPAMQATQFFYGVVTASDVAYFSYIYSVVDLKRYRKVTSYCRSIQLLGYTTGSVLGQLLISFNLMSYNNIIVFTLVLTAIALLTSCFLPMPQQSIFFHKRHRGMKEGMEGTKGLEDEAVDATRQSRSNISLEEVRDEREEKGETEIAAEKDLDERESVAVDEESVESEKCSQVLLQLWKDFRHCYSSRQLLYWSLWWAMATCGYNQTVNYVQVLWEHVQPSQNFSVYNGGVEAASNLLSAATSYGIGFTEVRWEQWGELALGAFSGLGAAALFIMTFTGSIWVCYSGYIIFKCLYMLLITIAMYQIAADLSMERYALVFGANNFGALALQTIITSVVVDSAGLGLAIIPQFTIYASYFSTIAVVFSLRGLFSVWRAKRNDKEVTHPHKDDPPGCEEHRF; encoded by the exons ATGGAGGCAGTGAAGAGGTGGAGGTCAGACTGGAGATATCCAACCACTCTGCTGTGCATCTATGGATTCTTCAGCACAGTTAAGCCGCTGGAGCCTTTCCTCTTCCCGTACCTGACAGGGCCGGACAAGAATCTGACAACTGAACAG GTTAACAATCAAATCTTCCCTGTGTGGACATACTCCTACCTGTCCGTGCTGGTGCCTGTGTTCCTGATGACCGACTGGCTGCGCTACAAGCCTGTAGTGGTGTTCCAGTGTGTTGCCCTCTTCATCACCACAGCCCTGCTGCTGTGGACTCAGAGCGTGCCAGCTATGCAGGCCACGCAATTCTTCTATGGGGTGGTGACGGCCAGCGATGTGGCCTATTTCTCCTACATCTACAG TGTTGTGGATCTGAAGCGATACCGGAAGGTCACCTCCTACTGCCGCAGCATCCAGCTCCTTGGATACACAACGGGCTCTGTGCTGGGTCAGCTGCTCATCAGCTTCAACCTCATGTCCTACAACAACATCATAGTTTTCACTCTGGTTCTCACTGCCATCGCCCTCCTCACCTCCTGCTTCCTGCCAATGCCGCAGCAGAGTATCTTCTTTCACAAAAGACACCGTGGAATGAAAGAAGGAATGGAAGGTACGAAGGGGCTCGAAGATGAGGCCGTGGATGCCACCAGACAATCAAGATCAAACATCTCCCTGGAAGAAGTAAGAGATgaaagggaggagaaaggagaaactGAGATCGCAGCAGAGAAAGACTTGGATGAAAGAGAGTCTGTGGCTGTGGATGAGGAGTCTGTAGAGTCAGAGAAGTGCAGTCAGGTCCTCCTGCAGCTTTGGAAGGACTTCCGCCATTGCTACTCCTCCAGACAGTTGCTATACTGGTCATTGTGGTGGGCGATGGCCACGTGTGGCTACAACCAGACTGTAAACTACGTGCAG GTGCTGTGGGAGCATGTGCAACCATCTCAGAACTTCAGCGTTTACAACGGAGGTGTGGAGGCAGCATCCAACCTCTTGA GTGCTGCCACATCCTACGGTATAGGCTTCACCGAGGTGAGATGGGAGCAGTGGGGAGAGCTGGCCCTGGGTGCTTTCTCTGGACTCGGGGCAGCTGCACTGTTCATCATGACCTTCACTGGCAGCATCTGGGTCTGCTACAGTGGctatatcatttttaaatgtctgtacaTGTTGCTGATAACAATAGCCAT GTACCAGATTGCAGCCGACTTGTCAATGGAAAGATACGCACTTGTCTTTGGTGCAAACAACTTTGGAGCACTGGCTCTGCAGACAATTATTACTTCTGTAGTGGTTGACAGTGCAGGGCTGGGTTTGGCCATCATTCCTCAG TTCACCATATATGCCAGCTACTTCTCAAccattgctgttgttttttctctgcGGGGACTATTTAGTGTTTGGAGAGCaaagagaaatgacaaagaGGTCACCCATCCACACAAAGATGACCCCCCAGGCTGTGAAGAGCATAGATTCTGA